Proteins from one Dysgonomonas sp. HDW5A genomic window:
- a CDS encoding YgiQ family radical SAM protein: MKEYRLTDWLPTTKKEIELRGWEELDVILFSGDAYVDHPAFGAAVIGRILESEGLKVAIVPQPNWRDDLRDFKKLGKPRLFFGVTAGAMDSMINHYTANKRLRSDDAYTPDSKSGMRPDRPSIVYTNILKELYPDVPVVLGGIEASLRRVTHYDYWDDVLRKSILFDAKADILVYGMGEQPLREIVKRLNDGQSILDLKDIKQTVYLTDSYTEQEKDTVLFPHEDCLKDKLKQARNFKVVEEQSNMMNASRIIQQCGTGYVIINQPYPPMKENEIDASFDLPYTRLPHPKYKEKTIPAFEMIKFSVNMHRGCFGGCAFCTISAHQGKFVASRSKDSILKEVKQITEMPDFKGYLSDLGGPSANMYAMRGKDESICGKCKRPSCIHPKICKNLNVDHSALLDIYKSVDALPKIKKSFVGSGVRYDMLLHRSDDDKLNKVSEEYAHELIKNHVSGRLKVAPEHTSDTVLNFMRKPSFSQFYAFKKIFDKVNDDYGMKQQMIPYFISSHPGCTEVEMAELAVTTKPLGFNLEQVQDFTPSPMTLATEIYYTGYHPYTLEKVFTPKTKEEKLAQRQFFFWYNNDYKPQIIKSLKGMKREDLLNKLYPAGTGGNAVSKTKSYNPNFNKRRK, encoded by the coding sequence ATGAAAGAATATAGATTAACAGATTGGTTGCCTACAACCAAAAAAGAGATAGAATTAAGAGGATGGGAAGAGCTGGATGTTATACTTTTCTCTGGTGATGCTTATGTAGACCATCCTGCTTTTGGTGCTGCTGTAATTGGCCGAATATTAGAAAGCGAAGGATTAAAAGTGGCTATAGTACCTCAGCCTAACTGGCGTGACGATTTACGCGATTTTAAGAAACTCGGCAAGCCCCGTTTGTTTTTTGGAGTTACGGCAGGTGCTATGGATTCGATGATAAACCATTATACGGCCAACAAACGTTTGCGTTCGGATGATGCTTATACTCCTGATAGTAAATCGGGCATGCGTCCAGATAGACCCTCAATCGTTTATACAAATATCCTGAAAGAATTGTATCCCGATGTTCCTGTCGTTTTGGGCGGAATAGAGGCTTCGTTGCGTAGGGTAACCCATTATGATTACTGGGATGATGTGCTTCGCAAATCGATATTGTTTGATGCCAAAGCCGATATCCTTGTGTATGGAATGGGGGAACAACCTCTTCGTGAAATTGTAAAACGATTAAACGACGGTCAATCAATCCTTGATCTGAAGGATATTAAACAAACTGTTTATTTAACAGATTCTTATACAGAGCAGGAAAAAGATACGGTTCTTTTTCCGCATGAAGATTGTTTGAAGGATAAACTGAAACAAGCAAGGAATTTTAAAGTTGTAGAGGAGCAATCGAATATGATGAATGCCTCCCGAATAATACAACAATGTGGAACGGGATATGTGATAATCAATCAACCCTACCCTCCGATGAAAGAGAATGAGATTGATGCTTCTTTTGATTTACCATACACCCGCTTGCCTCACCCTAAATACAAAGAGAAAACTATTCCGGCTTTCGAGATGATAAAATTCTCGGTGAATATGCACCGTGGATGCTTTGGTGGATGTGCTTTTTGTACCATATCTGCCCATCAAGGTAAGTTTGTAGCTTCACGATCTAAAGATTCGATACTTAAAGAAGTAAAGCAAATTACAGAAATGCCTGACTTTAAAGGGTATTTAAGTGACCTGGGAGGACCTTCGGCAAATATGTATGCCATGCGTGGCAAGGATGAATCGATCTGCGGTAAATGTAAACGCCCGTCATGTATTCACCCCAAGATATGTAAAAACCTGAATGTAGATCACTCAGCATTGCTGGACATATATAAATCGGTAGATGCACTTCCTAAAATCAAGAAATCGTTTGTCGGAAGTGGTGTGAGATACGATATGCTTCTTCACCGTTCGGATGATGATAAATTGAATAAGGTTTCCGAAGAATATGCTCATGAGTTGATTAAGAATCATGTGTCTGGACGTCTCAAAGTAGCACCTGAACATACATCTGATACCGTTCTCAATTTTATGCGTAAACCAAGTTTCAGTCAGTTTTATGCTTTTAAGAAGATATTCGATAAAGTGAATGACGATTATGGTATGAAACAGCAAATGATTCCTTATTTCATATCGTCACATCCCGGATGTACCGAGGTCGAAATGGCGGAATTGGCTGTGACAACAAAGCCTTTGGGTTTCAATTTGGAACAGGTGCAGGATTTTACCCCTTCGCCAATGACCTTGGCTACTGAAATATACTATACAGGCTATCATCCTTATACTCTCGAGAAAGTATTTACACCCAAAACAAAAGAAGAAAAACTAGCTCAAAGACAATTTTTCTTTTGGTATAATAACGATTATAAGCCTCAGATCATAAAATCGTTAAAGGGAATGAAGAGAGAGGATTTACTCAATAAGTTATATCCTGCCGGAACAGGTGGAAATGCGGTTAGTAAGACAAAAAGTTACAATCCGAATTTTAATAAGAGAAGAAAATAA
- a CDS encoding tetratricopeptide repeat protein gives MFKYKYIIASVVILAMLGCASKKNTSTTRMYHAINTKYNIYFNANEAYKGSLKSKQAGYQDNLSQIISIYPGAIEEEELKQRTGGSFDVTVDKTTKAIKIHSIRTKPERDPAKRKNQEYQAWLKQQEFNPFLKNAWLLLGKAEFQNEDYIQAVSTLLYVTRLYKGDNDVVAEARIWIAKAYTAMGWFYEAEDIFHKIKLAGGVPENLTAEYNKVYADFLIKRKEYEKAIPFLEQAIKDESDGFQKIRMKYLLGQLYSHTKNQEKAFQAFESVTGLNTPYLYSFNAKMQQASFVNSSNKQEILSLLTKMSKDPKNKEYLDQVYYAIGNIYLNNQDTAKAITEYEKAVKASTRNGYDKALSQIALGDIYFAQQKYAKAQPNYSEALASISKKHEAYPRVTLRAEVLDELVVHIEAIHLQDSLQNLAQKPYEEQVAVVTKIIADLRKKEEAEKREQQKLERENNNSSAINPNSPFFEQSSPNIPSAPVNIGGNSSSFYFYNPQLVNQGKVAFQRKWGNRKLEDNWRRRNKRVTTFDEGNTNPEADQTPKDSAQTSEQKAETPASQDVYSPEFYLQQIPMTPEAIKASNEIIENAFFSLGKLYKDKLEDYNLAIDAFTTNLSRFPNGPNREEIYYQLFLIYLRLGNKEMTELYRRYLLNSFPKSSYAAALADPNYEWNLRNMHQLEDNLYQQTYEAYLAANINTVRANYQSMKEKYPLSALIPKFMFLNALTYAQTNDPDEFKTHLRDLIEKYPKADVTPLASDMLKGILGGKTLSSDSSPARGMIWDIRFGTGQNPEEMAGVDFVANPDAEYMLLFIYKSQTIDKNQLIYDVASYNFSSFIYQTFDLSFTEANSLEMLQVKGFKSLAEIEMYIDKAFDKNSLMSELDPSIIPLPISTDNFVALMNGKSLNEYFLFFEKNYTREMIKLIMYWNQQRNKIPPTAEDKPQPEPETTTPVVEEPKPEVKPTKPAPPRKITPLVSEEESEDKGKEIGVSDVLSDDQIEQVDNVINKTIDIINNPVDGLKNLFNSSGNKPKLTKEEKAAQKAENKRLKDLEKQRKAKVKAEEQALIDAEQARLDSISNAEKQKQAEERAAAEAKINEQKETVKAREDARKQRQQELKEKEKAQKERLKERERERKERLKQREAERKEKERLAKEKAKKK, from the coding sequence GTGTTTAAGTATAAATATATAATAGCGTCTGTCGTTATTCTGGCAATGTTGGGGTGTGCTTCTAAAAAGAATACATCAACAACCCGTATGTACCATGCCATAAACACCAAGTACAACATTTATTTTAATGCAAACGAAGCTTACAAAGGATCTTTAAAATCAAAACAAGCAGGTTATCAAGACAATCTCTCACAAATAATATCAATATATCCGGGAGCAATTGAAGAGGAAGAACTAAAGCAAAGAACGGGAGGCAGCTTTGATGTTACGGTAGATAAAACAACAAAAGCAATAAAAATCCACTCAATACGCACCAAACCCGAACGCGACCCGGCCAAGAGAAAAAATCAGGAATATCAGGCATGGCTAAAACAACAAGAGTTTAATCCTTTCCTGAAAAATGCATGGTTACTACTAGGTAAAGCCGAATTCCAGAACGAAGACTACATACAAGCTGTATCGACTCTATTATACGTAACCCGTCTTTACAAAGGAGATAATGATGTTGTAGCCGAAGCACGCATATGGATCGCCAAAGCATACACGGCTATGGGGTGGTTTTACGAAGCAGAAGATATATTTCATAAGATAAAACTGGCAGGAGGTGTTCCCGAAAATCTAACCGCAGAATACAATAAAGTATATGCCGATTTTCTGATCAAAAGAAAAGAATACGAAAAAGCAATACCATTCCTGGAACAAGCCATAAAAGATGAGAGCGACGGGTTTCAAAAAATACGCATGAAATATTTGCTGGGACAACTGTATTCGCATACCAAGAATCAGGAAAAAGCATTTCAAGCTTTTGAAAGCGTAACAGGGCTTAACACACCCTACCTTTACTCATTCAATGCTAAGATGCAACAAGCCTCGTTTGTAAACAGCTCCAATAAGCAAGAGATATTATCATTACTTACAAAAATGAGTAAAGATCCTAAAAACAAAGAATATCTCGATCAGGTATATTATGCTATCGGAAACATCTATTTAAACAACCAAGATACGGCAAAAGCTATAACTGAATACGAAAAAGCCGTCAAAGCAAGCACTCGTAACGGTTACGACAAAGCTCTGAGCCAGATTGCCTTGGGGGATATTTATTTTGCACAGCAAAAATACGCAAAAGCTCAGCCAAACTACTCCGAAGCACTAGCTTCTATAAGTAAAAAGCACGAAGCATACCCCAGAGTTACCCTTCGTGCAGAAGTGCTGGACGAATTAGTTGTCCATATAGAAGCTATACATTTACAGGACAGTCTCCAAAATCTGGCACAAAAGCCTTACGAAGAACAAGTAGCTGTTGTCACAAAGATAATTGCCGACCTTAGAAAAAAAGAAGAAGCCGAAAAGAGAGAACAGCAAAAGTTAGAAAGAGAGAATAATAATTCGTCGGCGATAAACCCAAACAGTCCGTTCTTCGAACAGAGTTCTCCAAATATTCCTTCAGCACCGGTCAACATTGGTGGCAATTCGTCATCATTCTATTTTTATAATCCTCAATTAGTAAACCAAGGAAAGGTCGCCTTCCAACGAAAATGGGGCAACCGAAAACTGGAAGATAATTGGCGCAGGCGTAATAAACGCGTAACCACTTTCGATGAAGGCAATACCAATCCCGAAGCAGACCAAACACCTAAGGATTCAGCCCAAACATCAGAACAAAAGGCAGAAACGCCTGCTAGTCAAGACGTGTATTCGCCCGAATTTTATCTGCAACAAATCCCGATGACACCAGAAGCCATTAAAGCTTCGAACGAAATCATCGAAAATGCATTCTTTAGTCTAGGTAAACTCTACAAAGACAAACTGGAAGATTACAACTTAGCGATAGATGCCTTCACAACTAATCTTTCTCGTTTTCCAAACGGACCGAATAGAGAGGAAATATACTATCAATTATTTCTCATTTACTTGAGGTTAGGAAATAAAGAAATGACAGAGTTGTATAGACGTTATCTCTTAAACTCTTTTCCTAAAAGTTCTTATGCGGCCGCATTAGCCGATCCTAATTATGAATGGAATCTCAGGAATATGCACCAGCTGGAAGATAATCTTTACCAGCAAACATATGAGGCGTATCTGGCAGCAAACATAAACACTGTTAGGGCAAACTATCAGTCGATGAAAGAAAAGTATCCTCTTTCAGCATTGATACCCAAGTTTATGTTTTTAAATGCTCTTACGTATGCCCAGACCAATGATCCTGATGAATTTAAGACTCACTTACGTGACCTGATCGAAAAGTATCCCAAAGCTGATGTTACGCCATTAGCCTCTGATATGCTAAAAGGTATTCTGGGAGGTAAAACATTATCATCCGACTCATCTCCTGCACGTGGAATGATATGGGATATAAGATTCGGAACAGGCCAGAATCCGGAAGAAATGGCAGGCGTAGACTTTGTCGCTAATCCGGATGCAGAATACATGCTTTTGTTTATCTATAAATCGCAAACTATAGATAAAAATCAGCTTATATATGATGTTGCAAGCTATAATTTCTCCAGCTTCATTTATCAAACATTTGACTTAAGCTTTACTGAAGCCAATTCGTTAGAAATGTTACAGGTAAAAGGATTTAAATCGCTGGCTGAAATTGAAATGTATATAGATAAAGCTTTCGACAAAAACTCATTAATGTCTGAACTCGATCCGTCGATAATTCCTCTTCCGATATCTACCGACAACTTTGTTGCACTGATGAATGGTAAGAGCCTCAATGAGTATTTCTTATTCTTTGAGAAGAATTATACTAGAGAAATGATCAAATTAATCATGTATTGGAATCAACAGCGAAATAAGATTCCGCCAACAGCAGAAGATAAACCCCAGCCTGAGCCAGAAACAACAACTCCTGTGGTCGAAGAACCTAAACCTGAGGTAAAACCGACTAAACCTGCACCTCCAAGGAAAATTACCCCTCTTGTTAGTGAAGAGGAATCTGAAGATAAAGGAAAAGAAATAGGAGTAAGTGATGTTTTATCGGATGATCAGATAGAGCAAGTTGACAATGTTATAAACAAAACAATTGACATAATAAATAATCCTGTAGACGGTCTGAAAAATCTGTTCAACTCATCAGGAAATAAACCCAAGTTGACTAAGGAAGAAAAGGCTGCTCAAAAGGCAGAAAACAAACGCCTCAAAGATCTTGAGAAACAACGCAAAGCTAAGGTCAAAGCCGAAGAACAAGCTCTGATAGATGCTGAACAGGCACGACTAGATTCGATTAGTAATGCCGAAAAACAAAAACAAGCCGAAGAACGAGCCGCCGCAGAAGCTAAAATAAATGAACAAAAAGAAACTGTAAAGGCTCGGGAAGATGCACGTAAACAACGTCAGCAGGAGCTAAAAGAAAAAGAAAAAGCTCAAAAGGAAAGATTAAAAGAGCGTGAACGTGAACGCAAGGAACGCCTAAAACAGCGTGAAGCCGAGCGCAAGGAAAAAGAACGTCTTGCTAAAGAAAAAGCGAAGAAGAAATAA
- a CDS encoding nucleoside kinase: MNQIFQVFCKNDNQYHYLPLGITLAEAQKLLKIETPYQIVNCKVNNKTESLDYKLYQPKHIEFVDLSESSGMRTYVRSLCFILAKAISEVFPNARMRIEHPISKGYYGRVEGKDKLSDKDISKIKAVMDDLIKEDIPFVALEDEKDKVIQLFRERGFESKASLLEASDSVYSKYYRLGDYFDYFYGYLVPSSGYIKLYDIEPYLNGFLLRVPNRNNPVELEPRIEQPKMQQVYLEHLKFLNILGLENVSDLNRANKNGGMSDVVKVAEALQERSIGDIAEKIAGRFKKGVRIVMVSGPSSSGKTTFRKRLEVQLMVNLIKPVGISLDDYFVNRADTPKDEKGDYDYESLYALDLKQFNDDMSRLLKGEKVSLPTYNFTTGQREYNGHELQIDEHNVIIIEGIHGLNPELTKQIDDSKKFLIYVSALTSISLDDHNWISTTDNRLIRRLVRDFNYRNYSAIDTISRWDSVRRGEEKWIFPFQENADVMFNSAIMYELAALRKYAEPILIQVPKTAPEFAEASRLLKFLSYFSYINDSEMPPTSLLREFLGGSSFTY, encoded by the coding sequence ATGAATCAAATTTTTCAAGTATTCTGTAAGAATGACAACCAGTATCATTATTTACCTTTGGGTATTACTTTAGCAGAGGCTCAGAAATTATTGAAAATCGAAACGCCTTATCAGATCGTTAATTGTAAAGTAAATAACAAAACAGAATCGCTTGATTACAAGCTGTATCAACCCAAGCATATCGAGTTTGTAGACTTGAGTGAGTCTTCGGGGATGAGAACTTATGTTCGTTCTTTGTGCTTTATATTAGCAAAAGCGATTTCGGAAGTTTTTCCTAATGCCAGAATGAGAATAGAACATCCTATTTCTAAAGGATATTATGGGAGAGTAGAGGGCAAAGACAAGCTTTCGGACAAAGATATTAGTAAGATAAAGGCAGTAATGGATGATCTGATTAAAGAAGATATTCCATTTGTAGCATTAGAAGATGAAAAGGATAAGGTAATACAACTTTTCAGAGAACGTGGCTTTGAATCTAAGGCTTCGTTATTGGAAGCCTCAGATTCAGTGTATTCTAAATACTATCGTTTAGGGGATTATTTCGATTATTTTTATGGGTATTTAGTACCTTCAAGTGGATATATAAAGTTATACGATATTGAACCATATCTGAATGGGTTTTTATTACGTGTGCCCAATAGAAATAATCCCGTGGAATTAGAACCCCGTATCGAACAACCTAAGATGCAACAGGTTTATCTGGAGCATTTAAAGTTTCTGAATATACTGGGTTTGGAAAATGTTTCGGACTTAAACAGGGCGAACAAAAACGGAGGTATGTCGGATGTGGTAAAAGTTGCTGAGGCTTTGCAGGAAAGGTCTATCGGCGATATTGCTGAGAAAATAGCCGGTCGCTTCAAAAAAGGAGTGCGTATTGTGATGGTTTCGGGTCCTTCTTCATCAGGAAAAACGACATTCCGAAAACGTCTTGAGGTGCAATTGATGGTAAACCTCATAAAGCCTGTCGGAATTTCGCTAGATGATTATTTTGTAAATCGTGCAGACACACCCAAAGATGAGAAGGGCGATTATGATTATGAATCATTATACGCTTTGGATCTTAAACAGTTCAATGACGATATGTCGCGTTTGTTGAAAGGTGAAAAGGTGTCTTTGCCTACTTATAATTTTACAACCGGACAGCGTGAATATAACGGGCATGAACTTCAAATAGACGAACATAATGTTATCATTATAGAGGGGATTCATGGTCTAAACCCGGAGTTAACCAAGCAAATAGATGACAGTAAGAAGTTCTTGATATACGTATCGGCTCTTACTAGCATATCGTTAGACGATCATAACTGGATATCTACTACCGATAACCGTTTAATCAGACGCTTGGTAAGAGACTTTAATTACCGGAATTATTCGGCTATTGATACCATTTCGAGATGGGATAGTGTACGACGTGGTGAAGAAAAATGGATTTTCCCTTTTCAAGAGAATGCAGATGTAATGTTCAATTCAGCTATTATGTATGAATTGGCTGCATTGCGTAAATACGCCGAACCGATCCTGATTCAGGTACCTAAAACAGCTCCTGAATTTGCTGAGGCGAGTCGCTTACTTAAATTTCTTAGTTATTTCAGTTATATAAATGATTCGGAGATGCCGCCAACATCATTGTTGAGAGAGTTTCTGGGTGGAAGTAGCTTCACATATTAA
- a CDS encoding porin family protein yields MKKYFLVLVCLSMFALSASSQLRFGVKGGLNLSGVSGKNIDNFVDKNVTGFQLGASLEWMIKGGFGLESGLLYSERGMKFRGGDRPKNGYIDLPVNIRFKYPLSKTVQPFVNAGPYISLRISGDGNFDQIWNDVDQQWKAQSFGAGLNFGGGVELFHFLQLGANYGLGMTDNYKESNGNYKVKDRTWSITAAVYF; encoded by the coding sequence ATGAAAAAGTATTTTTTAGTACTTGTATGTTTAAGTATGTTTGCTTTGTCTGCATCTTCTCAACTTCGATTTGGGGTAAAAGGAGGATTAAACCTTTCGGGAGTTTCCGGTAAGAATATAGATAATTTCGTAGATAAGAATGTTACCGGTTTTCAGCTTGGAGCATCTTTAGAGTGGATGATCAAGGGTGGGTTTGGTCTTGAAAGTGGACTTCTATATTCGGAAAGAGGTATGAAGTTTAGAGGAGGCGACCGTCCTAAAAACGGTTATATTGATTTGCCTGTTAATATTAGGTTTAAATATCCATTGTCAAAAACTGTGCAACCTTTTGTAAATGCAGGACCTTATATTAGCTTGAGGATTTCTGGTGATGGAAATTTTGACCAGATATGGAATGACGTTGATCAGCAATGGAAAGCCCAGTCTTTTGGTGCAGGGTTAAACTTTGGTGGAGGTGTTGAACTGTTCCACTTCCTTCAATTAGGTGCTAACTACGGCTTGGGTATGACTGACAACTATAAAGAAAGTAATGGCAATTATAAAGTAAAAGACAGAACGTGGTCTATTACTGCTGCTGTGTACTTTTAA
- the prmA gene encoding 50S ribosomal protein L11 methyltransferase yields MNYIEAVFVCIPHDEIVTEVLSAELGEVGFESFVDTATGLTAYIQESLYDEETVEGVLNNFPLEAKITYTTSLIEGKDWNEEWEKNYFKPLIIDDKCIIQSTFHKEPATYEYNIYIDPKMAFGTGHHQTTELMIREILNMDFAGKSVLDMGCGTAILAILASMRGADPILAIDIDEWAYDNAKENLDLNKVSNVDVQIGGAELLTSDKTFDVVLANINRNILLNDIHVYASVLNADGVLFMSGFYTEDIPALKEECNKHSLTFVHSHNKDNWANVKFIKKGLV; encoded by the coding sequence ATGAATTATATCGAAGCAGTATTTGTTTGTATTCCTCACGATGAGATTGTAACAGAGGTATTATCTGCAGAGTTGGGTGAAGTGGGTTTCGAAAGTTTTGTGGATACTGCAACCGGATTGACTGCCTATATTCAAGAAAGCCTTTATGACGAGGAAACGGTAGAGGGAGTTCTTAATAATTTTCCTTTGGAGGCTAAGATAACTTATACAACGAGCCTTATTGAAGGTAAAGATTGGAATGAGGAGTGGGAAAAGAATTACTTTAAACCTCTTATTATTGATGATAAATGTATCATTCAAAGTACCTTCCATAAAGAACCGGCTACTTATGAATATAATATATATATAGACCCTAAAATGGCCTTTGGTACAGGACATCATCAGACAACAGAACTAATGATCCGTGAAATACTGAATATGGATTTTGCCGGCAAGTCGGTTTTAGATATGGGATGTGGAACTGCTATTTTAGCTATTCTTGCATCTATGAGAGGTGCTGATCCTATCTTGGCTATAGATATTGACGAATGGGCATACGATAATGCTAAGGAAAATCTGGACTTAAATAAAGTCTCTAATGTAGATGTTCAAATTGGTGGAGCCGAACTTTTGACCTCAGATAAAACATTTGATGTTGTATTGGCAAATATCAATCGAAATATTTTACTCAATGATATTCATGTGTATGCATCAGTGCTTAATGCTGATGGGGTATTGTTTATGAGTGGTTTTTATACGGAGGATATACCTGCTCTAAAAGAGGAGTGTAACAAGCATAGTTTGACATTTGTCCATTCGCATAATAAGGACAACTGGGCTAATGTGAAGTTTATAAAAAAAGGACTAGTTTAA
- the rplS gene encoding 50S ribosomal protein L19 yields the protein MDLMKIAQDAFATGKEHPQFKSGDTVTIAYRIKEGNKERVQQYRGVVIKIGGHGAKKRFTVRKMSDNIGVERIFPLESPFIDSITVNKVGKVRRAKLYYLRALTGKKARIKEKRVARA from the coding sequence ATGGATTTAATGAAGATTGCACAAGATGCATTTGCTACAGGTAAAGAACATCCTCAATTTAAGAGTGGAGATACTGTAACTATAGCATATCGTATCAAAGAAGGTAACAAAGAGCGTGTACAGCAGTATCGTGGTGTTGTTATCAAAATCGGCGGACACGGCGCTAAAAAACGCTTTACTGTACGCAAAATGTCAGACAATATTGGTGTAGAGCGTATCTTCCCTCTTGAGTCTCCATTTATCGACAGTATTACTGTAAATAAAGTTGGTAAAGTTCGCAGAGCGAAACTATATTACCTACGTGCCCTTACAGGTAAAAAAGCAAGAATTAAAGAAAAGAGAGTGGCTCGCGCTTAA
- a CDS encoding OmpP1/FadL family transporter, which translates to MKRIFILALLSASFTGSALAQGEMDAFNLSYNGLKGTARSVAMGGAFGALGGDISGIAINPAGIGVYTTSEVVTTLNFTNTRTKTDLYGSRTDDSKFKFSFDNLAFVGTVPLHSDVAPLINFGFSYNRLQSFDRRYTMHGNFLNQSQTQYIANRVEGIPSRDLELSQDPFFDRSSDYWLGALAYNTGMISPTVPGGNGDRYESVIKTMNDPTVDNFLHVFERGSIDSYDFNMGTTFADMLSAGLSVSVTDISYNVTTLYSEDLYEGQNTNPAHFYDFDNQLRTDGSGWQVKAGLIFKPIQELRIGVAYHSPTWYNMTDSYTVLMDNGSTTVSSRAEEGVVFSDYKFRTPDKWVFSLAGIIAQRAIISADYELTNYASMNLQDRNGFGLSANQDIKEDFRSSSTLRVGGEFRITPQFSGRVGYMWQQSPVKDILRNGSANGTHTAATAGTITNYSLVGNANYFTYGLGYRFTPQFYTDVAFVMQNRTDDLYTHGGSDKTELKNNMFSGLLTIGYRF; encoded by the coding sequence ATGAAACGTATTTTTATTCTTGCTTTACTTTCCGCTTCTTTCACAGGATCGGCATTAGCACAAGGAGAGATGGATGCTTTCAACCTGTCTTATAATGGATTGAAAGGAACAGCCCGCTCTGTTGCAATGGGGGGTGCCTTTGGTGCTTTGGGAGGCGACATTTCGGGGATTGCCATAAATCCTGCCGGAATTGGTGTGTACACGACATCTGAGGTAGTAACAACGCTGAATTTCACAAATACAAGGACTAAAACCGATTTGTACGGAAGCAGAACAGATGACAGCAAATTCAAGTTTAGTTTTGATAATTTAGCATTTGTAGGAACAGTGCCATTACATAGTGATGTTGCTCCATTAATTAATTTTGGTTTTTCTTATAATCGCTTGCAATCTTTTGATCGAAGATACACGATGCATGGTAATTTTCTAAATCAATCACAAACACAATATATAGCAAATCGAGTAGAAGGAATTCCATCTAGAGATCTAGAGTTAAGTCAGGATCCTTTTTTTGATCGATCTTCTGATTATTGGTTGGGAGCCTTAGCCTATAATACAGGTATGATTTCTCCCACAGTACCAGGAGGTAATGGAGATCGATACGAATCTGTTATTAAAACAATGAATGACCCTACTGTAGATAATTTTCTACATGTTTTTGAAAGAGGATCTATAGATTCTTACGACTTCAACATGGGTACTACTTTTGCTGATATGCTTAGTGCCGGTCTTTCGGTATCTGTTACAGATATTAGTTATAATGTAACAACCCTTTATAGTGAAGATTTATATGAAGGGCAGAATACAAATCCCGCTCATTTTTATGATTTTGACAATCAGCTGAGAACAGATGGTTCAGGTTGGCAAGTAAAAGCTGGACTTATTTTTAAACCTATTCAAGAATTAAGAATTGGAGTTGCCTATCATTCTCCAACATGGTATAATATGACTGATTCTTATACTGTACTCATGGATAACGGCAGTACTACTGTTTCCTCCAGAGCGGAAGAAGGAGTTGTTTTCAGTGACTATAAATTCCGCACACCCGATAAATGGGTATTCAGTTTAGCGGGAATTATTGCTCAAAGAGCTATAATAAGTGCAGACTATGAACTTACGAATTACGCCAGTATGAACCTGCAAGATAGAAACGGTTTCGGATTATCAGCAAACCAAGATATCAAAGAAGATTTTAGAAGTTCATCTACCCTAAGGGTAGGAGGCGAGTTTCGTATCACTCCACAATTTTCGGGACGTGTAGGCTATATGTGGCAACAAAGTCCGGTGAAGGATATACTCAGAAACGGAAGTGCAAATGGCACACACACAGCTGCTACTGCAGGAACTATTACTAATTATTCTCTTGTAGGAAATGCTAATTATTTCACTTACGGTCTTGGATATAGATTTACACCTCAATTTTATACGGATGTGGCATTTGTAATGCAAAATCGCACCGATGATCTATACACACATGGAGGATCTGATAAAACAGAACTTAAAAATAATATGTTCA